GAAGTGGTTCACGGCGGCCAGAGCGGCCAGCGGCAGCACCAGCGCGATCTTCAGCAGGAGGGCGTGGCCGTAGGGCGCGGTGGGCAGGGCCCGCACCGAGGGGACGATCGCCCAGGCCGCGACGAGGCCGGTCAGCACTAGTGTGCCCAGGGCGATGCCGGCCAGGCGGGAGAACCGCGGCAGCAGCGCCGCCGCCAGCTCGGCGCGCCGGGCGCCTGCCGCACGCAGGAGGCGCAGGAGCGCGGCGAGGCCTCCGATCCACAGCCCGGCCGCGGCCAGGTGGAGCCAGTCGACCGTCCCCAGCGCCCACCCGCGCCCCGCGGAGTGGGAGGCGAGCGAGACGGCCCCAAGCAGCGCCGCTGCCGGCAGCAGCGGCACCCAGGTGACCCGCGGCGGACGCCTCAGCGCCGTGGACACGGTGTGGACCACTGCCGCACCGAGGATCAGCACCAGGTGGCCCAGGTGGCTGCCGGTGGCCACGGCCGTGGGGCCGCCGAAGAGGGAGGCCAGCGCCCCCACACCCGTGAGGAGAATCACGCCGACGCCCTGAGCCAGCCGGCCGCTGCGGGTGGGGGGCAGGAGCAGCAGCACCGCTGCGGCCAGCCGGCCGAGCGTGCTCCAGCCGATGCGCGTCCCGAGCAGCAGGGCGCGGAAGCGCGGGTCGGCCACGGCGGCCGCGAGGGGTCTGTCGAGCAGCTGCGCGGCGTTGGCCAGGAACTCGGCGGTGCTGCCCGCCAGCACCCCGAGCGCGCCCAGGACCACCAGCGGGCGCAGGCGCGCCACCACGGTTTCAGGGGGCAGGACCTCGGCTGCCGCCGCCCCCACCAGCAGCGGGAAGGCCACCGCACCGGTAGCGAGCAGCGCGGCCGCCAGCGCCACCCAGCGAGGAACCACGACCATGAGCGCTGGCGCGCCACCCTCCGCCGACCGGCGTCCCGCCGGTACCGCCTCGCCCACCCCGAAGACGACGATGCCGCTCGTGGTGTGGCCGTCCACCATGGAGAGGACGCGCCAGCGCACGACGTAGAGCCCGCGCCCCCCGGAGGACAGGGGCAGGACGAGACGCCGCCCGTCCGGAGACCGGCGGAGCCCGGCGCTGTGCACGCTGCCCCCAGGATCGGTGACGCCGACGCTGCTGAGCGCGGGGTCCACCGGCTCGCTGAAGACCAGCACCACCCGGTCCGGGCGCGCCTCCACGGTGGCGCCCGGCGGCGGGTCGGCGCGCTCCAGCACGGCGTGGGCCCCCGCCGGGGCCGCCACGAGGAGCGGCAGCGCGAGCGCCGCCAGCACCGTGAGGACGTGCCGGCCCATGGCGCCGTTCAGGACCGCACCGCCATCGTCACCGCCGCACCGTGAACCGGAAGGTCCCGTGCAGGACATCCCCGTCCACCGCCGAGACAGTACGCCATCCCACGGTGTACGTGCCAGGACTCAGCGGGGTTCGGAGCACGGCCACCATCGAGGTGCGCTCCAGGTCGGCCAGGTCGACCCCGCCGCTGGCCAGCAGGCGCCCGCGGGCGTCGCGCACGTTCATCACACTGCCCTGGGGGGCCAGCTCTTCGCTGAACCACGCCCGCACCACTCGCGGCGGGCGGGTGAGGACGGCGTTGGGCGCGGGCTCCGCCCGCACGAGGCGCGCGTGCCCAGGAGCCGGGACCGCCGCGAGGTGCCAGGCCAGCCCCACCGCCAGCAAGCGCACGAGCAGCATCCACGGGCCTGGCCGCCCCCCGCGCGTGGAGCGCGGGCCCGCCCGCGTGACGCCGTCCTTCACGGACCTGGTTCTCTCAGCCATGTGATCCCTCCGCCCACGCTCTCGTCCGTCAGGCGCAGGAGGCGCGCCGTCGCCATCTCGTACAGGAACAGGCCCAGCTCGCCGGTGAAGGCGACCCACCGCCCGTCGGGGGACCAGGCGGCCACGATCCCGTCCTCCGCGACCTCGGTGAGCCGCTCCAGCCCGCTGCCGTCCCGGGCGACCACCCACAGGTCCCAGGGGATGCCGTGCGCCTGCACCCTGGCCGGCCCGGGCCGCCACTGCAGACGCGGCACCGGGGCCGAATCCAGCCACCGGGCCAGGGCCATCGCCTGCCTCGGGACGGCGCGACCCGGACCCCCGGCGTCCGCTCCGCGCTTTGCCCGCATGGGCGGCCCGCCGAAGCCGGAGAAGACGATGCGCCGTCCGTCCGGGGCGAAGCGTGGGGCCACGAGCCCGAGGAAGTCGCCGCCCACAAGCAGCCGCGGCGGGCCGCCCGGCTCCCGGACCCACAGCTGCGGGCGGCGCGTCCGACGATCGGTGGTCAGGTAGGCCACCGCGCCGTCGGAGGCGACGGTGGGCCAGGAGCCATCGGAGACCACCACCCGGAGTCTGGTCCCGTCGAGCGCCACCTCCTCGATGCGCGTGGCCGCCTTGCGGTTCTGGCGGACGACGAACAGGCGCTGCCCCCTGTGATCCCAGGCCGGCTGCATCGCGGCGCCCGCCTCGGCGTCGTAGGCCACCACGCGCCGTTGGGTCTGCCCGTCGGCACCCATGATGTAGACGTCCGTCCCCTCAGGATAGCTGCCGTCGGGGTTGGGGAAGAGCGCCGTGTAGGCGATGAGGTAGCCGTCAGGCGAGGCGGCGGGGTCGCCGACGTAGGCGCCGGGGGAGAAAGGGCGGAGCAGCCGCCGCGTCGCGGTCGACGGGCGGAAGCTCCAGAGGCCTCCGGGCCGCGGGAAGACGAGCGTGCCGCCGACCTGCGGGAGCGGGCCGCTCAGGGGCAGGCGGCGTGGGTCCGAGGAGCGGCAGGCGCTCAAGAGGACCAGCGCCAGGGCGCCGGCCACTGCTGCGCGACGCGCCGGGGGGGCGGCCCGCCTGTGTGCCGCTCCCAGCGGGCTCATCGGTCCGTGGGTGCGAAAGTGCGGATGAAGTTGATCACGTGCCACCGTTCCTCGGGGGTCAGGACGTCGCGGAAGGCCGGCATGGCCGTTCCGGTCACGCCGTTCGTCACCCAGTAGAAGAGCTGTCCGTCCGTATGCCCGGCGGCCATGTGGATGCGGAAGTCGGCCGGGCGCGGCACCATCGTGGCCGCCGCCGGACCGTCGCCCCGTCCCTCCACACCATGGCAGACCTGGCACCGGGCGCGGTAGACGACCTCGCCGACCCGCAGCGACTCCGCGGTGGGCGAGAAGGGATTGGTGGCCGCCAGCAGGGCCTGCTCCCCGCGCACGGCCTGCACCGCCAGGAACAGGCCGGCGGCGGCAAGGAAGGCGCCGGTCGCGGCGGCCGCTGCCCGCCGGCGTCCCCTGCGCTGGCGCAGGGCCACCACCAGCACGGCGATCCCCACCAGGCCGACCACCACCCCGCCGACCGTGCGCGGCTGCCAGAAGGTCGTGCCGGCGAGCGGCTCGGGTGGGCGGTCCGCCTCGGCACCGGTGGGGGTGAGGCGGAAGCGCACCGCCGTGCGCGCGTCCTCCATGCCGGCCCGCCGGACGAGCAGCTCAACCTGCCACCGCCCCACGACGGCCGCCGCAGCGGTGGAGACGACGTACGCCCCCGGACCTGCAGGTCGCGCCCGCTCGACGACTGTGCCAACCGGCTGGTCCAGGTACGTGAAGCGCAGGTCGACGCGCTGCGCCGTCACCGGCCGGCCGGCCCGGTCGCGTACCGTCACGGTGACGGTGTTGAGCCCGGGCCGTCCCGGACTGAGCGCCACCGTGAGGGACAGGTCGCCCGCCGTTGCGGACACGCGGAAGGGGCGCAGGGCCGCCAGGCGCGCGTAGGTGTCGCGGGCAGGGGCCAGGCTGGTGAGCACGGCGCTCGCGCCCAGGACGAGCACGGCGAGGAGGACCTCCACGGTGACGATCCGGTGGAAGAGGCGCGCCAGACCACTGACCGCGTCGGCACGACGGGCCGGTCCGCGCACGGCGGCGGCCAGCTTCGGGCGGATCAGCGTCAAGTTCACGCCGCCGAGCAGCACCAGCGGGACGACGAGGAGGAGTTTAATGCCCAGGGTCCGGCCGTAGAGCGTCTCGCGCATGGCCGCAGGCGTGCCGACGTGCGTCCAGGCCAGCACCAGCCCCGAGGCGACGAGCGCGCTGAC
The nucleotide sequence above comes from Armatimonadota bacterium. Encoded proteins:
- a CDS encoding copper resistance protein CopC produces the protein MGRHVLTVLAALALPLLVAAPAGAHAVLERADPPPGATVEARPDRVVLVFSEPVDPALSSVGVTDPGGSVHSAGLRRSPDGRRLVLPLSSGGRGLYVVRWRVLSMVDGHTTSGIVVFGVGEAVPAGRRSAEGGAPALMVVVPRWVALAAALLATGAVAFPLLVGAAAAEVLPPETVVARLRPLVVLGALGVLAGSTAEFLANAAQLLDRPLAAAVADPRFRALLLGTRIGWSTLGRLAAAVLLLLPPTRSGRLAQGVGVILLTGVGALASLFGGPTAVATGSHLGHLVLILGAAVVHTVSTALRRPPRVTWVPLLPAAALLGAVSLASHSAGRGWALGTVDWLHLAAAGLWIGGLAALLRLLRAAGARRAELAAALLPRFSRLAGIALGTLVLTGLVAAWAIVPSVRALPTAPYGHALLLKIALVLPLAALAAVNHF
- a CDS encoding copper resistance protein CopC, with amino-acid sequence MLLVRLLAVGLAWHLAAVPAPGHARLVRAEPAPNAVLTRPPRVVRAWFSEELAPQGSVMNVRDARGRLLASGGVDLADLERTSMVAVLRTPLSPGTYTVGWRTVSAVDGDVLHGTFRFTVRR
- a CDS encoding FixH family protein, coding for MTAARRSHLPVPAAILAAATIGVLLQAIPVRAHATFVRSDPPAGVSLTDAPAHVRVWFSEPVELRFTELTVFDVQGRRVDRGGTQPVPGDRTAVAVALAPLEPSVYTVAWRALSAVDGHVTRGSFSLLVGPATVPPPPEPPQQVGPAMPLEAAVRWAGYLAGAVLLGLLLLGPLALGPALRGRRLDLGQEAAARAREHRLVWAAWTGLLLASVGALVVQGVLVGGTGTETFLATLGQLAWRTRFGQVWALRVAGVIVAALLLPRALRAGGAARVGTALLAAGVLATTALNSHSAAAGAAVAVVADWVHLLGVSVWVGGLVGLVAVLPLWLRALPRAQRQAVLAEVVPRFSRLAVAAVSALVASGLVLAWTHVGTPAAMRETLYGRTLGIKLLLVVPLVLLGGVNLTLIRPKLAAAVRGPARRADAVSGLARLFHRIVTVEVLLAVLVLGASAVLTSLAPARDTYARLAALRPFRVSATAGDLSLTVALSPGRPGLNTVTVTVRDRAGRPVTAQRVDLRFTYLDQPVGTVVERARPAGPGAYVVSTAAAAVVGRWQVELLVRRAGMEDARTAVRFRLTPTGAEADRPPEPLAGTTFWQPRTVGGVVVGLVGIAVLVVALRQRRGRRRAAAAATGAFLAAAGLFLAVQAVRGEQALLAATNPFSPTAESLRVGEVVYRARCQVCHGVEGRGDGPAAATMVPRPADFRIHMAAGHTDGQLFYWVTNGVTGTAMPAFRDVLTPEERWHVINFIRTFAPTDR